From Halorubrum salinarum, the proteins below share one genomic window:
- a CDS encoding phosphoadenosine phosphosulfate reductase family protein, with the protein MPDDFPASVDVDYTDGEGETPDDYPSIQHKIEKAVEVTRRGLEQYDNPAVMWTGGKDSTLTLYFINQVAEEYGYEKPTAVFIDHFQHFDSITDFVEHWADEWDIDLVYARNEDVGAYVEEHGLEPGDDIPVDALSEHNQHHIREILEFEEDTFPFLLDTYVGNHLLKTVALNDALEEHDIDGVISGVRWDEQEARADETFFSPRHDPDLFPPHDRIQPILQFAEKDVWNAFWNFVVPDTVEAFPDEGYIPQTDDDLPEGVTQEDIPISPKYFAGFRSLGSEVSTEKTTEEPAWLQNLEDTTERAGRAQDKEDLMERLRDLGYM; encoded by the coding sequence ATGCCCGACGACTTCCCGGCGAGCGTCGACGTCGATTACACCGACGGCGAGGGGGAAACTCCGGACGACTACCCGTCGATCCAGCACAAGATCGAGAAGGCGGTCGAGGTCACCCGCCGCGGGCTCGAACAGTACGACAACCCCGCGGTGATGTGGACCGGCGGGAAGGACTCCACGCTGACGCTGTACTTCATCAACCAGGTCGCCGAGGAGTACGGCTACGAGAAGCCGACCGCCGTGTTCATCGACCACTTCCAGCACTTCGATTCGATCACCGACTTCGTCGAGCACTGGGCCGACGAGTGGGACATCGACCTCGTGTACGCCCGCAACGAGGACGTGGGCGCTTACGTCGAGGAACACGGCCTCGAACCGGGCGACGACATCCCCGTCGACGCGCTCTCGGAGCACAACCAGCACCACATCCGGGAGATCCTGGAGTTCGAGGAGGACACGTTCCCGTTCCTGCTCGACACGTACGTCGGCAACCACCTGCTGAAGACGGTCGCGCTCAACGACGCCTTGGAGGAGCACGACATCGACGGCGTCATCTCCGGCGTCCGCTGGGACGAGCAGGAGGCCCGCGCCGACGAGACGTTCTTCTCGCCGCGCCACGACCCCGACCTGTTCCCGCCGCACGACCGCATCCAGCCCATCCTCCAGTTCGCTGAAAAGGATGTGTGGAATGCGTTCTGGAACTTCGTGGTGCCGGACACGGTGGAGGCGTTCCCCGACGAGGGGTACATCCCGCAGACCGACGACGACCTCCCCGAGGGGGTTACCCAGGAGGACATCCCGATCTCGCCGAAGTACTTCGCCGGGTTCCGCTCGCTCGGCAGCGAGGTCTCGACCGAGAAGACGACCGAGGAGCCAGCGTGGCTCCAGAATCTCGAGGACACGACCGAACGCGCCGGCCGCGCCCAGGACAAAGAAGACCTGATGGAGCGCCTGCGCGACCTCGGGTATATGTGA
- a CDS encoding NUDIX domain-containing protein: protein MTDELLRATVSVRGVILDPRGQNLILQRATDGEWELPGGRLAPGEPVRRGLRREITEETGISVEIHTPVATNAWVNDDEEGRFAVHYKCYTSQRTIDISDEHVDSAWMLPERARRVLNEPQTAAVQAVSNRPATGQPADQSLSQD, encoded by the coding sequence ATGACCGACGAACTGCTCCGCGCGACGGTGAGTGTTCGCGGCGTCATCCTCGACCCCCGTGGGCAGAATCTCATCCTCCAGCGCGCGACCGACGGGGAGTGGGAGCTACCTGGGGGACGGCTCGCCCCCGGAGAGCCAGTCCGTCGCGGCCTCCGCCGAGAGATAACCGAAGAGACGGGGATCTCCGTCGAGATTCACACGCCCGTAGCGACAAATGCGTGGGTTAATGACGACGAAGAGGGCCGGTTTGCCGTCCACTACAAGTGTTACACCTCTCAGCGAACCATCGATATTAGCGACGAGCACGTCGACTCGGCGTGGATGCTTCCCGAGCGTGCGCGTCGCGTCCTGAACGAGCCGCAGACCGCGGCCGTCCAAGCGGTCTCGAACCGACCGGCGACTGGCCAGCCCGCCGACCAGTCACTGTCGCAGGACTGA